One genomic region from Siniperca chuatsi isolate FFG_IHB_CAS linkage group LG18, ASM2008510v1, whole genome shotgun sequence encodes:
- the LOC122865476 gene encoding rhotekin-like isoform X1, producing MNDNTQDDEVLKKIEREVRMREGASKLLAACSRREQALEASKSLLTCNARILALLSQLQKLRKAQILQRVGHRPSEGIVPCLGKLALSDLRIPLMWKDSEYFKNKGELHSCAVFCLLQCGTEIHDTGLVMVDRTLTDICFEDTIIFNEVDPGFQLRVELYSSCAVEDFSPGALGPRRVSRLGGSLGCSSGKKIRAAFDSAAVCGSISSGGDVRPRSVSPPLSLDLSALGPKYHLLAHTTLIIEHVQEGFKTHDLSLAATEDSPFWLPLYGNMCCRLVAQPLCMIQPAISGQLKVKLGEDLNCWENVYGILRGQSLLCYQSQEDLESEDKPLLVIPIKKDTLVCVSERDPVHCQSIYISSQPQGEGVTYTLTTHTPEDTQRLTEALWQHIYNLSQWKQCCDHLTKIEMPSSRKPITVKQGSLYHEIGSVTQETFKDLISGFAGLLTSQFIILQKMGLC from the exons ATGAATGATAACACCCAG GACGATGAGGTGCTGAAGAAGATTGAGAGGGAGGTGCGAATGCGGGAGGGGGCCAGTAAGCTACTAGCTGCTTGTTCCAGAAGAGAGCAGGCCCTGGAGGCCTCTAAGAGCCTGCTAACCTGCAATGCCCGCATTCTGGCCTTGCTCAGCCAACTACAGAAGTTGAGGAAAGCTCAAATCCTACAGAGAGTGGGACACAG GCCATCTGAAGGTATAGTGCCATGTTTGGGAAAGTTAGCCCTTTCAG ACCTGCGAATCCCACTGATGTGGAAAGACTCAGAGTACTTCAAAAATAAAGGAG AGCTACATTCCTGCGCTGTGTTCTGCCTGCTTCAGTGTGGCACAGAGATCCATGACACTGGTCTGGTGATGGTAGACAGGACTTTAACAGACATCTGTTTTGAAGACACAATCATATT CAACGAGGTAGATCCAGGGTTCCAACTTCGTGTTGAGTTGTACAGCAGTTGTGCGGTTGAGGATTTCTCCCCAGGCGCTCTAGGACCCAGGAGAGTGAGCCGTCTGGGGGGCTCCCTGGGATGCTCCTCGGGGAAAAAAATCCGTGCTGCGTTTGACTCTGCAGCTGTTTGTGGATCCATTTCCAGTGGAGGAGATGTACGACCTAGAAGTGTGTCACCGCCTTTATCTCTTGATCTGTCTGCACT GGGGCCTAAGTATCATCTGCTGGCTCACACAACACTGATAATTGAACACGTCCAGGAAGGTTTCAAGACGCATGATTTGTCACTAGCAGCAACAG AGGATAGTCCATTCTGGTTGCCTCTGTATGGCAATATGTGCTGCCGCCTAGTTGCTCAGCCTCTGTGCATGATTCAGCCAGCCATAAGTGGCCAACTCAAGGTTAAG CTTGGAGAGGACCTTAATTGCTGGGAAAATGTCTATGGCATCCTCAGGGGGCAAAGTCTCCTCTGCTATCAGAGTCAAGAAGACCTGGAGTCTGAGGACAAGCCATTACTTGTAATCCCCATCAAAAAG gaTACCCTtgtctgtgtgtcagagagagatcCTGTCCATTGCCAGAGTATATACATCAGTTCACAGCCTCAAGGAGAGGGTGTAACCTACAcgctgaccacacacacacctgaagaCACGCAGCGCTTGACCGAGGCCCTCTGGCAACACATCTATAACTTGA GCCAGTGGAAGCAGTGTTGTGATCACCTCACGAAGATTGAAATGCCGAGCTCCAGGAAACCCATTACAGTGAAGCAGGGATCTCTATACCATGAAATAGGTAGTGTAACACAGGAAACCTTTAAGGACCTTATCAGTGGTTTTGCTGGATTACTTACATCACAGTTCATCATTTTGCAAAAAATGGGTCTGTGTTAa
- the LOC122865476 gene encoding rhotekin-like isoform X2, with amino-acid sequence MNDNTQDDEVLKKIEREVRMREGASKLLAACSRREQALEASKSLLTCNARILALLSQLQKLRKAQILQRVGHRPSEGIVPCLGKLALSDLRIPLMWKDSEYFKNKGELHSCAVFCLLQCGTEIHDTGLVMVDRTLTDICFEDTIIFNEVDPGFQLRVELYSSCAVEDFSPGALGPRRVSRLGGSLGCSSGKKIRAAFDSAAVCGSISSGGDVRPRSVSPPLSLDLSALGPKYHLLAHTTLIIEHVQEGFKTHDLSLAATEDSPFWLPLYGNMCCRLVAQPLCMIQPAISGQLKVKLGEDLNCWENVYGILRGQSLLCYQSQEDLESEDKPLLVIPIKKDTLVCVSERDPVHCQSIYISSQPQGEGVTYTLTTHTPEDTQRLTEALWQHIYNLSQWKQCCDHLTKIEMPSSRKPITVKQGSLYHEIVTPSSPREGFVVPDLSVEIRILLSSYYKESY; translated from the exons ATGAATGATAACACCCAG GACGATGAGGTGCTGAAGAAGATTGAGAGGGAGGTGCGAATGCGGGAGGGGGCCAGTAAGCTACTAGCTGCTTGTTCCAGAAGAGAGCAGGCCCTGGAGGCCTCTAAGAGCCTGCTAACCTGCAATGCCCGCATTCTGGCCTTGCTCAGCCAACTACAGAAGTTGAGGAAAGCTCAAATCCTACAGAGAGTGGGACACAG GCCATCTGAAGGTATAGTGCCATGTTTGGGAAAGTTAGCCCTTTCAG ACCTGCGAATCCCACTGATGTGGAAAGACTCAGAGTACTTCAAAAATAAAGGAG AGCTACATTCCTGCGCTGTGTTCTGCCTGCTTCAGTGTGGCACAGAGATCCATGACACTGGTCTGGTGATGGTAGACAGGACTTTAACAGACATCTGTTTTGAAGACACAATCATATT CAACGAGGTAGATCCAGGGTTCCAACTTCGTGTTGAGTTGTACAGCAGTTGTGCGGTTGAGGATTTCTCCCCAGGCGCTCTAGGACCCAGGAGAGTGAGCCGTCTGGGGGGCTCCCTGGGATGCTCCTCGGGGAAAAAAATCCGTGCTGCGTTTGACTCTGCAGCTGTTTGTGGATCCATTTCCAGTGGAGGAGATGTACGACCTAGAAGTGTGTCACCGCCTTTATCTCTTGATCTGTCTGCACT GGGGCCTAAGTATCATCTGCTGGCTCACACAACACTGATAATTGAACACGTCCAGGAAGGTTTCAAGACGCATGATTTGTCACTAGCAGCAACAG AGGATAGTCCATTCTGGTTGCCTCTGTATGGCAATATGTGCTGCCGCCTAGTTGCTCAGCCTCTGTGCATGATTCAGCCAGCCATAAGTGGCCAACTCAAGGTTAAG CTTGGAGAGGACCTTAATTGCTGGGAAAATGTCTATGGCATCCTCAGGGGGCAAAGTCTCCTCTGCTATCAGAGTCAAGAAGACCTGGAGTCTGAGGACAAGCCATTACTTGTAATCCCCATCAAAAAG gaTACCCTtgtctgtgtgtcagagagagatcCTGTCCATTGCCAGAGTATATACATCAGTTCACAGCCTCAAGGAGAGGGTGTAACCTACAcgctgaccacacacacacctgaagaCACGCAGCGCTTGACCGAGGCCCTCTGGCAACACATCTATAACTTGA GCCAGTGGAAGCAGTGTTGTGATCACCTCACGAAGATTGAAATGCCGAGCTCCAGGAAACCCATTACAGTGAAGCAGGGATCTCTATACCATGAAATAG